The Cytophagia bacterium CHB2 genome has a segment encoding these proteins:
- a CDS encoding cupin — protein sequence MPIHIKSPTIIQAAGNKPKRIEEFVGRINSETEHVSIARMKSPAGWVEPGQTPQFDEYTVVLSGLLRVATK from the coding sequence ATGCCGATTCATATCAAAAGTCCAACCATTATTCAAGCTGCCGGCAACAAGCCCAAACGCATTGAAGAGTTTGTTGGCCGCATCAATTCAGAAACGGAACACGTGAGCATCGCGCGCATGAAAAGTCCGGCCGGCTGGGTGGAGCCAGGCCAGACGCCGCAATTTGATGAATACACCGTGGTGTTGTCCGGGCTTCTTCGTGTTGCAACCAAA
- a CDS encoding glycosyltransferase → MPDPLPLIQDSARAGRPRDSIVASENPLPEVEELREFSIIIVSYNVREFLRQALLSLRKALAETSSEVFVVDNASDDGSAEMVRAQFPECVLIENSTNLGFAAANNLALKRCRGRLLVLLNPDTVVQEDTFTAIRGFMQAHPGTGMVGCKVLNPDGTLQLACRRSFPTPWVAFTKLSGLSALFPRSWWFGRYNLTYLPEDETCEVEAISGSFMVARREAVAQVGLLDEDFFMYGEDLDWCFRFRAAGWRIHYFPGTQIVHFKGESSKRSSIDSLRVFYQAMGLFVRKHFRRRMFVVSYWLLHVAIWVRATVAFAQSAFDKLSVPFIDLLLMQINLGAAIWLRFERSAVLSKYIIVDVVYSLVWLICLALFGCFQRSRFSSYQAFLATSTGFLINASLTYFFNQYAFSRQVVLIAGGLNLLLLSGWRLLVKVLYHVGIGTYTGTLGRTLLGARTIIVGDFVSDGPLVERLKLNIEGSYELIGLVSLAPEQIGQSYAGLPVIASLDELEELLQSPSAHRIQQVIFSTQRVPFDRIIRVMSRPRKQPISFKLAPSHLDVIIGKSGIDAIADVPLVEIENRLLEPLPRLSKRVFDVVLAAALLLLIAPFFLLRWLVVRKFESLSLQLPQRPPFKLWHLKGGGRLDRWPWLWEILRGRLTWVGREIFEEAGESGRSKEIDLPPGLTGLAQVRKRKIPLSQEEKDKYYLYYVTHYSPLLDLEILFRAVFRI, encoded by the coding sequence ATGCCTGATCCTCTGCCACTGATTCAGGATTCCGCCCGCGCTGGCCGCCCGCGAGACAGTATTGTTGCAAGCGAGAATCCGCTTCCTGAAGTGGAGGAACTGCGCGAATTTTCCATTATTATTGTAAGCTATAACGTGCGCGAATTTTTACGGCAGGCGCTGCTCTCTTTGCGCAAAGCTTTAGCGGAGACTTCATCGGAAGTTTTTGTAGTCGATAACGCCTCTGACGACGGCTCGGCTGAAATGGTGCGCGCGCAGTTTCCCGAATGCGTGTTGATCGAGAACAGCACAAATCTCGGCTTTGCCGCGGCGAACAATCTGGCGCTCAAGCGTTGTCGCGGCCGATTGCTGGTGTTGCTCAATCCCGATACCGTTGTGCAGGAAGATACGTTCACCGCGATTCGTGGATTCATGCAAGCGCATCCGGGCACGGGCATGGTCGGCTGCAAAGTATTGAATCCCGACGGCACGCTGCAACTCGCCTGTCGCCGCAGCTTCCCGACGCCGTGGGTCGCATTCACCAAGCTCTCCGGATTGAGCGCGCTGTTCCCGCGCAGCTGGTGGTTTGGACGTTACAACCTGACCTATCTGCCCGAAGATGAAACCTGCGAAGTCGAGGCGATTTCCGGCTCGTTCATGGTGGCGCGCCGCGAGGCCGTGGCGCAGGTGGGTTTGCTCGACGAAGATTTTTTCATGTACGGTGAGGATCTCGATTGGTGTTTTCGCTTTCGCGCCGCCGGGTGGCGCATTCACTATTTTCCCGGCACACAGATCGTTCATTTCAAAGGCGAGAGTTCGAAGCGCAGCAGCATTGACAGCCTGCGCGTGTTTTATCAGGCGATGGGGCTGTTTGTGCGCAAGCATTTTCGCCGGCGCATGTTTGTGGTTTCGTATTGGCTGCTGCATGTCGCCATCTGGGTGCGCGCCACTGTTGCCTTCGCGCAATCCGCCTTTGACAAGCTTTCCGTGCCGTTCATCGACTTGCTGTTGATGCAGATCAATCTCGGCGCTGCCATCTGGCTGCGATTCGAGCGCAGCGCAGTGCTGTCAAAGTATATCATCGTTGACGTCGTTTATTCGCTGGTTTGGTTGATTTGCCTGGCGCTATTCGGCTGTTTTCAGCGCAGCCGTTTTTCTTCGTATCAAGCATTCCTGGCGACCTCGACGGGCTTTCTCATCAACGCGAGCTTGACGTATTTTTTCAACCAATACGCGTTTTCACGCCAGGTCGTATTGATTGCCGGCGGCCTCAATCTTCTGTTGTTATCGGGCTGGCGTTTGCTGGTGAAAGTGTTGTATCATGTCGGCATCGGCACTTACACCGGCACACTCGGTCGCACGCTGCTAGGCGCGCGCACGATCATCGTCGGCGATTTCGTTTCCGATGGCCCGCTGGTCGAGCGCCTCAAACTCAATATCGAAGGCAGCTATGAATTGATCGGCCTCGTCAGCCTCGCCCCGGAACAAATCGGCCAGAGTTATGCCGGGTTGCCGGTCATTGCTTCGCTCGACGAGCTGGAAGAACTGCTGCAATCGCCCTCCGCGCATCGCATTCAGCAAGTGATTTTTTCCACGCAGCGCGTGCCGTTTGATCGCATCATTCGCGTCATGTCGCGACCGCGCAAGCAGCCGATCAGCTTCAAACTCGCGCCCAGCCACCTCGACGTGATCATCGGCAAATCCGGCATCGACGCCATTGCCGATGTGCCATTGGTTGAGATTGAAAACCGCTTGCTCGAGCCGCTGCCGCGTTTGAGCAAGCGCGTGTTCGATGTGGTACTGGCCGCAGCGTTGTTGCTTCTCATCGCGCCGTTTTTCTTGCTGCGCTGGCTGGTTGTGCGGAAATTCGAGTCCCTGTCCCTCCAGTTGCCGCAGCGTCCGCCGTTCAAATTGTGGCATTTGAAAGGCGGCGGCCGCCTCGATCGCTGGCCCTGGTTATGGGAAATTTTGCGCGGCCGTCTCACCTGGGTTGGCCGCGAAATTTTCGAAGAAGCGGGAGAATCCGGGCGTTCCAAAGAAATCGATTTACCACCCGGCCTTACCGGCTTGGCGCAAGTGCGCAAACGAAAAATCCCGCTTTCGCAAGAAGAAAAAGATAAGTATTATTTGTATTATGTCACCCATTACAGCCCGTTGCTCGATTTGGAAATTTTATTCCGGGCAGTGTTCCGCATTTGA
- a CDS encoding acetyl-CoA carboxylase carboxyltransferase subunit alpha, with protein sequence MSGFILEFERPIAELEKRLQEMREYDATTNAGLGEEIRKLEEKTKRLREETYAKLTRWQRVQLARHPQRPYTQDYLDRMVEDFVELHGDRAFGDDPAIIAGLGKLGTHKVFIVGQQKGRDTKQKLYRNFGMPHPEGYRKALRVMKLAAKFKRPIISLVDTPGAYPGIGAEERGQAEAIARNLLEMSHLPVPIIIVIIGEGASGGALGIGVGDRVWMMENTWYSVISPEGCAAILWHDSTKAEQAAEAMKIGASDLIKLGVIDAIIEEPKGGAHHDYDEAARILKDCLIFELDKLIKIPAEELIEQRIAKYGRMGFFERN encoded by the coding sequence ATGAGCGGTTTTATCCTCGAATTTGAACGCCCGATTGCAGAGCTTGAGAAACGCCTGCAGGAAATGCGTGAGTATGACGCGACCACCAATGCGGGATTAGGGGAGGAAATCCGCAAACTTGAAGAAAAAACCAAGCGTTTGCGCGAAGAAACCTACGCCAAGCTGACGCGCTGGCAGCGCGTGCAATTGGCGCGGCATCCGCAGCGGCCGTATACCCAAGATTATCTCGATCGCATGGTGGAGGATTTCGTCGAGTTGCACGGCGACCGCGCGTTCGGCGACGATCCCGCGATCATTGCCGGCCTGGGCAAACTCGGAACGCACAAAGTCTTCATCGTCGGCCAGCAAAAGGGTCGCGACACCAAGCAAAAACTCTATCGCAATTTCGGCATGCCCCATCCCGAAGGTTATCGCAAAGCGCTGCGCGTGATGAAACTCGCGGCAAAATTCAAACGCCCGATCATTTCGCTGGTGGATACGCCCGGCGCCTATCCCGGCATCGGCGCGGAAGAGCGCGGCCAGGCCGAGGCCATTGCGCGCAATTTGCTCGAGATGTCGCATCTTCCCGTGCCCATCATCATCGTTATCATTGGCGAGGGCGCAAGCGGCGGCGCATTGGGCATCGGCGTGGGCGACCGCGTGTGGATGATGGAAAACACCTGGTACTCGGTGATTTCGCCGGAAGGCTGCGCCGCCATTCTCTGGCATGACAGCACCAAGGCCGAGCAAGCCGCAGAAGCCATGAAAATTGGCGCGAGCGACTTGATCAAGCTCGGCGTCATCGACGCCATCATCGAAGAGCCGAAAGGCGGCGCGCATCACGATTATGATGAAGCAGCGCGCATTCTGAAAGACTGTTTGATTTTTGAATTGGACAAACTCATCAAAATTCCAGCGGAAGAATTGATCGAGCAGCGCATCGCGAAATATGGCCGCATGGGATTTTTTGAGAGGAACTGA